The following coding sequences lie in one Saccharopolyspora hordei genomic window:
- a CDS encoding MDR family MFS transporter: MSEEAVQTTRADEPALSQRQIMTVLVGLLMGLFLGALDQTIVSSAIRVIADELHGQTAQAWITTAYLITSTISTPLYGKLSDIYGRKPLYLTAISLFLAGSLLCGLAGSIYQLAAFRAVQGLGAGGLMSLGLTIVSDMVPPRERGRYQGYFMAVFGIASVIGPVIGGLFAGMDTFLGVDGWRWVFLVNLPFGLVAVAVVAKVLNVVSERVQHRVDYLGAAALVVTLVPLLTVAEQGREWGWGSTLSLTMYGIGALGLVLFLLAERRMGAEALLPLRLFRLPSFRLGNTLNFLVGIGMFGGLTTVPLYLQIVKGLDPTQAGLMLLPMSLGIGSTSGMVGKVVARTGRLKPFPIIGTALMAVSLFLLSRIGVDSSLVTLGLITFVMGAGLGMLMQTLTLVVQTDASQGDLGVATGSVNLFRQTGGTVGAATLLSILFSTVGDNIGTAMRAAASSPEFLAALKDPAVRNDPVTRPYLEAVRDGQPMDLNDTSFLHHLDPRLAHPVLEGFADSMSTVFITGGCVMVVAFALTWLLRNVRLD; the protein is encoded by the coding sequence ATGTCGGAAGAGGCTGTGCAGACGACGCGGGCAGACGAGCCCGCGCTCAGCCAGCGCCAGATCATGACCGTGCTGGTCGGTCTCCTGATGGGGCTGTTCCTGGGCGCCCTCGACCAGACCATCGTCAGCTCCGCGATCCGGGTCATCGCCGACGAGCTGCACGGGCAGACCGCGCAGGCGTGGATCACCACCGCGTACCTGATCACGTCGACCATCTCGACGCCGCTGTACGGCAAGCTCTCGGACATCTACGGCCGGAAACCGCTGTACCTGACCGCCATCTCGCTGTTCCTGGCCGGGTCGCTGCTGTGCGGCCTGGCCGGCTCGATCTACCAGCTCGCCGCCTTCCGCGCGGTGCAGGGCCTCGGCGCCGGCGGTCTGATGTCGCTGGGCCTGACGATCGTCTCGGACATGGTCCCGCCCCGGGAGCGCGGCCGCTACCAGGGCTACTTCATGGCGGTGTTCGGCATCGCCAGCGTGATCGGCCCGGTGATCGGCGGGCTGTTCGCGGGCATGGACACCTTCCTGGGCGTCGACGGCTGGCGCTGGGTGTTCCTGGTGAACCTGCCGTTCGGGCTGGTCGCGGTCGCCGTCGTGGCGAAGGTGCTCAACGTCGTCAGCGAGCGGGTGCAGCACCGCGTCGACTACCTGGGCGCGGCGGCGCTGGTCGTGACGCTCGTGCCGCTGCTGACCGTGGCCGAGCAGGGCCGCGAGTGGGGCTGGGGCTCGACGCTGTCGCTGACCATGTACGGCATCGGGGCACTGGGCCTGGTGCTGTTCCTGCTCGCCGAGCGCCGGATGGGGGCGGAGGCGCTGCTGCCGCTGCGGCTGTTCCGCCTGCCGTCGTTCCGGCTGGGCAACACGCTCAACTTCCTGGTCGGCATCGGCATGTTCGGCGGGCTGACGACCGTGCCGCTGTACCTGCAGATCGTCAAGGGCCTGGACCCGACGCAGGCGGGCCTGATGCTGCTGCCGATGTCCCTCGGGATCGGCTCGACCAGCGGCATGGTGGGCAAGGTGGTCGCCCGCACCGGTCGGCTGAAGCCGTTCCCCATCATCGGCACGGCGCTGATGGCGGTCTCGCTGTTCCTGCTGAGCCGGATCGGGGTGGACAGCTCGCTGGTCACGCTGGGGCTGATCACGTTCGTGATGGGCGCCGGCCTCGGCATGCTCATGCAGACCCTGACCCTGGTGGTGCAGACCGACGCCTCCCAGGGCGACCTGGGCGTGGCGACCGGGTCGGTGAACCTGTTCCGGCAGACCGGCGGCACGGTGGGCGCGGCGACCCTGCTGTCCATCCTGTTCAGCACGGTCGGCGACAACATCGGGACCGCGATGCGCGCGGCGGCGTCCTCGCCGGAGTTCCTCGCGGCGCTCAAGGACCCGGCGGTGCGCAACGACCCGGTGACCCGGCCCTACCTGGAGGCGGTGCGCGACGGGCAGCCGATGGACCTCAACGACACGTCGTTCCTGCACCACCTGGACCCGCGCCTGGCCCACCCGGTCCTGGAGGGCTTCGCGGACTCGATGAGCACCGTGTTCATCACCGGGGGCTGCGTGATGGTGGTCGCCTTCGCGCTGACCTGGCTGCTCCGCAACGTCCGCCTCGACTGA
- the tilS gene encoding tRNA lysidine(34) synthetase TilS — protein MPPPPAVSAVRSAVRRLLSSPEAAPFRGAPLVVACSGGADSLALAAAAAHVARRTGVELRGLVVDHGLQDTSAEVAARAADQLAALGADAEVVRVRVEGSGGLEAAARRARYRALRERRPPGSLVLLGHTLDDQAETVLLGLGRGSGARSIAGMRPLDPPWARPFLDVRRATTEAACRELGLEPWRDPHNADERFTRVRLRTQVLPLMEDVLQGGVHEALARTAQQLREDADALDELAAAERRRVEVGEGLDALALREKPAALRRRVVKDWLLERGVPELTDAHLRAADALLSDWRGQGGPALPGDFVLRRAHGTLQVEAAGRKPPNG, from the coding sequence GTGCCGCCGCCTCCCGCCGTCAGTGCTGTGCGCAGCGCCGTCCGGCGCCTGCTCAGCTCCCCGGAGGCCGCGCCGTTCCGGGGCGCTCCGCTGGTCGTCGCGTGCTCCGGCGGCGCCGACTCCCTGGCGCTCGCCGCGGCCGCCGCGCACGTCGCCCGCCGCACCGGCGTCGAGCTGCGCGGACTGGTGGTGGACCACGGGCTGCAGGACACCTCCGCCGAGGTCGCCGCGCGCGCCGCGGACCAGCTCGCCGCGCTCGGGGCCGACGCCGAGGTGGTCCGGGTCCGGGTCGAGGGCTCCGGTGGTCTGGAGGCCGCCGCGCGTCGCGCGCGCTACCGGGCGCTGCGCGAACGCCGGCCGCCCGGCTCCCTGGTCCTGCTCGGCCACACCCTCGACGACCAGGCCGAGACCGTGCTGCTCGGGCTCGGCCGCGGCTCCGGCGCGCGGTCGATCGCGGGCATGCGGCCGCTGGACCCGCCGTGGGCCCGGCCGTTCCTGGACGTGCGCCGGGCGACCACCGAGGCGGCGTGCCGCGAGCTCGGCCTCGAACCCTGGCGGGACCCGCACAACGCCGACGAGCGCTTCACCCGTGTGCGGTTGCGCACACAAGTTCTTCCGCTGATGGAAGACGTGCTGCAAGGTGGCGTTCACGAGGCGTTGGCCCGGACTGCCCAGCAGCTGCGGGAGGACGCCGACGCGCTGGACGAGCTGGCTGCGGCGGAACGTCGCCGGGTCGAGGTCGGGGAAGGGCTGGATGCCTTGGCACTGCGGGAAAAACCGGCGGCGCTGCGGCGGCGGGTGGTGAAGGACTGGCTGCTCGAGCGGGGCGTTCCGGAGCTCACCGACGCGCACCTGCGCGCGGCCGATGCGCTGCTGTCGGACTGGCGCGGGCAGGGCGGCCCGGCGTTGCCGGGTGACTTTGTGCTCCGCCGCGCGCATGGCACGCTGCAAGTCGAAGCGGCGGGTCGCAAGCCGCCGAACGGCTGA
- a CDS encoding inorganic diphosphatase: protein MDFDVTIEIPKGNRNKYEVDHETGRIRLDRTLFTATQYPADYGFIEDTLGEDGDPLDALVLVQEPTFPGCLIKSRAIGMFRMRDEKGGDDKVICVPSDDPRQEHLRDIHHLAEFYKLEIQHFFEVYKDLEPGKSVEGATWVGRTEAEAEIERSYQRAKEQGH, encoded by the coding sequence GTGGACTTCGACGTCACGATCGAGATCCCCAAGGGGAACCGGAACAAGTACGAGGTGGACCACGAGACGGGGCGCATCCGTCTCGACCGGACGCTGTTCACCGCCACCCAGTACCCGGCCGACTACGGGTTCATCGAGGACACCCTCGGCGAGGACGGCGACCCGTTGGACGCGCTGGTGCTGGTCCAGGAGCCGACCTTCCCCGGCTGCCTGATCAAGTCGCGGGCCATCGGCATGTTCCGGATGCGGGACGAGAAGGGCGGCGACGACAAGGTCATCTGCGTGCCCTCGGACGACCCGCGGCAGGAGCACCTGCGCGACATCCACCACCTCGCCGAGTTCTACAAGCTCGAGATCCAGCACTTCTTCGAGGTGTACAAGGACTTGGAGCCCGGCAAGAGCGTGGAGGGTGCGACGTGGGTCGGCCGCACCGAGGCCGAAGCGGAGATCGAGCGCTCGTACCAGCGGGCCAAGGAGCAGGGCCACTGA
- a CDS encoding zinc-dependent metalloprotease has translation MNARPSTLPAPVRGTAGEHRALDWNIAVATAVRLMKPGPDVPRAEAEQAVRALRQFSVEAETHVRELTGLGQDLPIIAGDVVDRPSWVRGAADGLAALTEAALTSADARTQRVDDLFGGLTARGAGVQAGLVLAYLGGKVLGQFDPYGDSGVAGQRGRLLLVAPNIVAAQRSLGVPAEDFAMWVCLHESTHRLQFNAVPWLREHFTESLGVLLSEMEGTTGELLGRFPAVLREARSRSEDSSPGVLGVIELLQTPEQRHALDRIIAISTLLEGHADHVMDAVGPQVVPSVATIRSRFTERRKGGGLLDRLLRSLLGVDAKIRQYAQGAAFTRRVVDEVGMTGFNAVWAAPENLPTRAEISDPARWIRRVHG, from the coding sequence GTGAACGCCCGACCTTCCACCCTGCCGGCCCCGGTCCGGGGCACGGCCGGGGAGCATCGGGCGCTGGACTGGAACATCGCCGTCGCCACCGCCGTCCGGCTGATGAAGCCGGGTCCCGACGTGCCACGCGCCGAGGCCGAGCAGGCGGTCCGCGCCCTGCGGCAGTTCAGCGTCGAAGCCGAGACCCACGTCCGAGAGCTCACCGGCCTCGGCCAGGACCTGCCGATCATCGCGGGCGACGTCGTGGACCGGCCGTCCTGGGTGCGCGGCGCGGCCGACGGCCTCGCTGCCCTGACCGAGGCCGCGCTGACCTCGGCGGACGCCCGGACGCAGCGCGTCGACGACCTCTTCGGCGGGCTCACCGCGCGCGGCGCCGGGGTGCAGGCCGGGCTCGTGCTCGCCTACCTCGGGGGCAAGGTGCTGGGCCAGTTCGACCCGTACGGCGACTCCGGGGTCGCCGGCCAGCGCGGTCGCCTGCTGCTGGTGGCGCCGAACATCGTCGCGGCGCAGCGCTCCCTGGGCGTGCCCGCCGAGGACTTCGCGATGTGGGTGTGCCTGCACGAGTCCACCCACCGCCTGCAGTTCAACGCGGTGCCGTGGCTGCGCGAGCACTTCACCGAGAGCCTCGGCGTCCTCCTGTCGGAGATGGAGGGCACCACCGGTGAGCTGCTGGGCCGGTTCCCCGCCGTGCTGCGCGAGGCCCGGTCCCGCTCCGAGGACTCCAGCCCCGGCGTGCTCGGCGTGATCGAGCTGCTGCAGACGCCCGAGCAACGGCACGCGCTGGACCGGATCATCGCGATCTCCACCCTGCTGGAGGGCCACGCCGACCACGTGATGGACGCGGTGGGCCCGCAGGTGGTGCCGAGCGTGGCGACGATCCGCAGCCGCTTCACCGAGCGCCGCAAGGGCGGCGGCCTGCTCGACCGCCTGCTCCGCAGCCTGCTGGGCGTGGACGCCAAGATCCGGCAGTACGCGCAGGGCGCGGCGTTCACCCGCCGCGTGGTGGACGAGGTGGGCATGACCGGCTTCAACGCCGTCTGGGCCGCCCCCGAGAACCTGCCGACCCGCGCCGAGATCTCCGACCCCGCCCGCTGGATCCGCCGCGTCCACGGCTGA
- the dacB gene encoding D-alanyl-D-alanine carboxypeptidase/D-alanyl-D-alanine endopeptidase, protein MPEPQNNRGEVVETGARAVSPDSESASRTAASAPNRPADAPAPEASDATPPETDRTADADAATEDSAAQPGAVDGAGTARTGSVTKRVSGALRDPEAHSDGAGDAETARSQTADRAEQGSGASASKRVAGSLVQDSAPAGDGQAGADAVSSEVGEAAGSAPAEDGAAETPPAGSAGEDPAESSAGGAVAAEGSSAPAKKAAGGPASGAGTAARDSASTEAGAAEVDARAAEASAAAGTNDGGSAAEGGSAPAAAGSGTADGTADPAESAAPESAQDGGAAAGEAADSAADQGEPSTSASSGSQEDQRTTSDTEQAAAANEPDTASADEGQAGGHAAGSSSEAGSDDQGAERAAAAGSDSRSDGQAQAASEPETAAGQGGERAAGAGGDSRSGAQARAGAEAASSGQAEERPTGTSGDAGSGAQAQAASGAEAASSSQADEREAGAGSGSGSGDQAPARSGTEAPSSEPVGERAAGTSGGPGAQPQAGAGEAPGDQGGGAAVAGGGGAAAAAQDGDAAGARADGSAASGGSVERDGAESSGGGTPSAPAEAAETGASARGTVDRDPAAQQRLTRADEEGAAEDRASGAAQDQAAGAEQDRDQAPAQGDDHGDGQVGAERASDSSEGEDEPSAAPASAAAQAADEADRSAEAGPAEQAPAPSASEEQQAAPESSAADAAEQETPAGAAAPEEQAAPSGEQPAPQPSAEPSPAESPQVERASAESPQVEEDPSSVEGRSAPAGAAQAEAPAGPGEAPTEPPQVEPSQAGPAPAESAQAGPTQPESAPAERTAAESAATEPVEARPTPAEPAKGEAAPTKPIRTEPTPAEGETAPAAEEQASAESSSVESAPAEPTPTEAAEAEPTAEGEPAPAAPTPAERAAGEPTPERTAAESTPAEKPTSAEPAPAAEPTSTEPTAAEPTAAEEPAAERADDGGAPAAEDAPETAGAQPSAPEGQVAPPPTAVEQTQQFRPITDVPPAGDGAVLPEQRIDATQQIPRIPADPAEQAVEATRQEVPAEEEVEKTTRIDLSELRAATGSGPDTDSGPATQQIPVVPPTEPAEETQQFARPDFDGPRPATAADFVGMTAPAAPADFAGLGAPPASPTGQDAPPPAASPADFAGLGTPADQGAPPRRSGPPTASPEDFAGLTTTRAQPQRIEPAGAPPGRFAAPERAEPQHIPPGTDRPAPPKRSRTSLVALAAVVVVLLGAGIGLGPKLVDAIVQAQVADPPPPVRLTPAIKPLAPNAPQPTRAGLDAALAGPLSNPALGTLAGIVQDPRTGEVLWEQGATQPLVPASTGKLLAMSAALLVLDHDHRLTTKVVRGREPGSVVLVGGGDVTLSTLPPGEESVYPGAARFDDLVAQVRAATGGTVTSVQVDTSRYTGPTLAPGWLPSDVGAGMMAPMEPVMLNGGRNDPKVDYSPRTTEPALQAAQRLAAGLGATHVSKGTAPPGAQVLGQVQGPTVQQMVDTAMLHSDNMLAEVLAREVAIATGGDPSFAGSWKAVRGVLAKHGFDLTGTTMSDGSGLSVDDRATPKLLAQLLSKGSTPASPEGGLEPDAAKLRGLLTGLPVAGGTGSLQDRYDDNAGRGWVRAKTGTLDGVNSLAGTVVTKDGRLLVFALMSNGPSSAEEGRKALDAVTEALRGCGCR, encoded by the coding sequence GTGCCCGAACCCCAGAACAACCGGGGTGAGGTGGTCGAAACCGGCGCTCGGGCGGTGTCGCCGGACAGCGAGAGCGCCAGCCGGACCGCTGCGTCGGCACCGAACCGGCCTGCGGACGCCCCCGCCCCGGAGGCATCGGACGCCACCCCACCCGAGACCGACCGCACCGCGGACGCCGACGCAGCGACGGAGGACAGCGCTGCGCAGCCCGGTGCGGTCGACGGCGCGGGGACCGCGCGCACGGGCTCGGTGACGAAGCGCGTGTCGGGCGCGCTGCGCGACCCGGAGGCGCACAGCGACGGCGCCGGGGACGCGGAGACGGCCCGGTCGCAGACCGCCGACCGCGCGGAGCAGGGCAGCGGCGCCAGCGCCTCGAAGCGCGTCGCGGGCAGCCTGGTGCAGGACTCGGCCCCGGCCGGGGACGGTCAGGCGGGGGCCGACGCCGTGTCGTCCGAAGTCGGCGAGGCCGCCGGCTCGGCCCCGGCCGAGGACGGTGCCGCGGAGACACCCCCGGCCGGGAGTGCTGGGGAGGACCCGGCCGAGAGCTCCGCTGGAGGTGCGGTCGCGGCCGAGGGGAGCTCGGCCCCGGCCAAGAAGGCCGCTGGGGGCCCGGCTTCCGGTGCGGGCACTGCGGCCCGGGACTCCGCGTCGACGGAGGCCGGCGCGGCCGAGGTGGACGCACGCGCAGCCGAGGCCTCGGCTGCGGCGGGCACCAACGACGGCGGCTCAGCAGCGGAGGGCGGCAGCGCTCCGGCGGCTGCTGGGAGCGGGACCGCAGACGGCACTGCCGACCCGGCGGAGAGCGCTGCGCCGGAGTCCGCGCAGGACGGTGGCGCGGCGGCAGGCGAGGCCGCCGACAGTGCTGCCGACCAGGGCGAACCCTCGACGTCCGCGAGCAGCGGCAGCCAGGAGGACCAGCGGACGACCTCGGACACCGAGCAGGCGGCCGCCGCGAACGAGCCCGACACCGCGTCGGCGGACGAAGGTCAGGCCGGAGGTCACGCGGCCGGGTCGAGCAGCGAAGCCGGATCGGACGACCAGGGAGCGGAGCGCGCGGCTGCGGCCGGCAGCGACTCCCGTTCCGACGGGCAGGCGCAGGCCGCGTCCGAGCCCGAGACCGCCGCTGGTCAGGGAGGAGAGCGCGCGGCTGGGGCCGGCGGCGACTCCCGCTCCGGCGCGCAGGCACGGGCCGGAGCCGAGGCTGCGTCGAGCGGCCAGGCCGAGGAGCGCCCGACTGGCACCAGCGGTGACGCCGGTTCCGGCGCGCAGGCGCAGGCTGCCTCCGGGGCCGAGGCTGCGTCGAGCAGCCAGGCCGACGAGCGCGAGGCTGGGGCGGGCAGCGGCTCCGGCTCTGGAGACCAGGCCCCGGCTCGCTCCGGGACGGAGGCCCCGTCGAGCGAGCCTGTCGGGGAGCGCGCGGCTGGCACCAGCGGTGGCCCTGGCGCGCAGCCGCAGGCCGGGGCTGGGGAAGCCCCGGGTGACCAGGGCGGAGGTGCTGCCGTCGCTGGTGGCGGCGGTGCGGCTGCCGCCGCGCAGGACGGTGACGCCGCTGGTGCGCGAGCCGACGGGTCTGCGGCCTCGGGAGGCTCGGTCGAGCGGGACGGGGCGGAGAGCTCCGGAGGCGGGACGCCCAGCGCGCCCGCGGAGGCTGCGGAGACCGGGGCGTCCGCACGGGGCACCGTCGACCGCGACCCTGCTGCGCAGCAGCGCCTGACCCGGGCCGACGAGGAGGGGGCCGCCGAGGACCGGGCCTCCGGAGCAGCGCAGGACCAGGCCGCCGGTGCGGAGCAGGACCGCGACCAGGCTCCGGCGCAGGGCGACGACCACGGCGACGGACAGGTCGGAGCCGAGCGGGCCTCCGACAGCTCGGAGGGCGAGGACGAGCCCTCCGCCGCGCCTGCCAGTGCAGCTGCGCAGGCCGCCGACGAGGCGGATCGGTCGGCGGAAGCGGGACCCGCTGAGCAGGCCCCTGCTCCCAGCGCTTCCGAGGAGCAGCAGGCTGCGCCGGAGTCGAGCGCTGCCGACGCCGCTGAGCAGGAGACCCCGGCCGGAGCGGCCGCGCCGGAGGAGCAGGCGGCGCCGAGCGGCGAGCAGCCCGCGCCGCAGCCGTCCGCCGAGCCGAGCCCGGCTGAGTCGCCCCAGGTCGAGCGAGCCTCGGCCGAGTCGCCCCAGGTCGAGGAGGATCCGTCCTCGGTCGAGGGGCGGTCAGCTCCGGCCGGAGCGGCCCAGGCCGAGGCTCCAGCCGGACCGGGTGAGGCACCGACCGAGCCGCCCCAGGTCGAGCCGAGCCAGGCCGGGCCGGCTCCGGCTGAGTCGGCGCAGGCTGGACCCACCCAGCCCGAGTCCGCTCCGGCCGAGCGGACTGCGGCTGAGTCGGCGGCGACCGAGCCGGTCGAGGCGCGGCCGACCCCAGCCGAGCCGGCCAAGGGTGAGGCAGCACCGACCAAGCCCATCAGGACCGAGCCGACGCCGGCCGAGGGCGAGACGGCTCCCGCCGCGGAGGAGCAGGCCTCGGCCGAGTCCAGCTCGGTCGAGTCGGCCCCCGCTGAGCCGACCCCCACTGAGGCGGCCGAGGCGGAGCCGACCGCCGAGGGGGAGCCAGCACCGGCCGCGCCGACTCCGGCCGAGCGGGCCGCGGGGGAGCCCACCCCGGAGCGAACCGCAGCGGAGTCGACCCCGGCTGAGAAGCCCACCTCGGCGGAGCCGGCGCCCGCTGCCGAGCCCACCTCGACCGAGCCGACCGCCGCCGAGCCGACCGCGGCTGAGGAGCCCGCCGCCGAGCGCGCGGACGACGGTGGTGCCCCGGCAGCCGAGGACGCGCCGGAGACCGCCGGTGCGCAGCCGTCCGCGCCCGAGGGGCAGGTGGCTCCGCCGCCGACCGCGGTGGAGCAGACGCAGCAGTTCCGGCCGATCACCGACGTGCCGCCGGCGGGCGACGGTGCCGTGCTGCCGGAGCAGCGGATCGACGCCACCCAGCAGATCCCGCGGATCCCGGCGGACCCCGCGGAGCAGGCGGTCGAGGCCACCCGGCAGGAGGTGCCTGCTGAGGAGGAGGTCGAGAAGACCACCCGGATCGACCTCTCCGAGCTCCGGGCCGCCACCGGCTCCGGACCGGACACCGACTCGGGGCCGGCGACGCAGCAGATCCCGGTGGTGCCGCCGACCGAGCCCGCCGAGGAGACCCAGCAGTTCGCGCGCCCGGACTTCGACGGCCCGCGCCCGGCGACCGCCGCCGACTTCGTGGGGATGACCGCCCCGGCCGCTCCGGCGGACTTCGCGGGGCTGGGCGCTCCGCCGGCGTCCCCGACGGGCCAGGACGCGCCCCCGCCCGCCGCGTCCCCGGCCGACTTCGCCGGGCTGGGCACTCCGGCGGACCAGGGCGCGCCGCCGCGGCGCTCCGGCCCGCCCACCGCCTCCCCGGAGGACTTCGCCGGGCTCACCACGACGCGGGCGCAGCCCCAGCGCATCGAGCCGGCCGGCGCCCCACCGGGGCGGTTCGCCGCCCCGGAGCGGGCGGAGCCGCAGCACATCCCGCCGGGCACCGACCGGCCCGCGCCGCCGAAGCGCAGCCGCACGTCGCTCGTCGCGCTCGCGGCGGTGGTCGTGGTGCTGCTCGGCGCGGGCATCGGCCTCGGGCCGAAGCTGGTCGACGCGATCGTGCAGGCGCAGGTCGCCGACCCGCCGCCGCCCGTCCGGCTCACCCCGGCGATCAAGCCGCTGGCCCCGAACGCGCCGCAACCCACCCGGGCCGGGCTCGACGCGGCCCTCGCCGGGCCGCTCAGCAACCCCGCGCTGGGCACCCTCGCCGGGATCGTGCAGGACCCGCGGACCGGCGAGGTGCTGTGGGAGCAGGGCGCCACGCAACCGCTGGTCCCGGCCTCGACCGGCAAGCTGCTCGCGATGAGCGCCGCGCTGCTGGTGCTCGACCACGACCACCGGCTGACCACCAAGGTGGTGCGCGGTCGCGAGCCGGGCAGCGTGGTCCTGGTCGGTGGCGGCGACGTGACGCTGTCCACGCTGCCGCCCGGCGAGGAGTCGGTGTACCCGGGGGCCGCCCGGTTCGACGACCTGGTCGCCCAGGTGCGGGCCGCGACCGGCGGGACCGTCACCTCGGTGCAGGTCGACACCAGCCGGTACACCGGGCCGACCCTCGCGCCGGGCTGGCTGCCGTCGGACGTCGGCGCCGGGATGATGGCGCCGATGGAGCCGGTCATGCTCAACGGCGGCCGGAACGACCCGAAGGTCGACTACAGCCCGCGGACCACCGAACCGGCGCTGCAGGCCGCGCAGCGGCTCGCCGCCGGGCTCGGCGCCACGCACGTCTCGAAGGGCACCGCGCCGCCGGGCGCGCAGGTGCTGGGCCAGGTCCAGGGGCCGACGGTGCAGCAGATGGTGGACACCGCGATGCTGCACTCGGACAACATGCTCGCCGAGGTCCTCGCGCGCGAGGTCGCCATCGCCACCGGCGGGGACCCGTCCTTCGCGGGGTCGTGGAAGGCGGTCCGCGGCGTGCTGGCCAAGCACGGCTTCGACCTCACCGGGACCACCATGTCCGACGGCAGCGGGTTGTCCGTGGACGACCGGGCCACCCCGAAGCTGCTCGCCCAGCTGCTGAGCAAGGGCTCCACCCCGGCCAGCCCGGAGGGCGGGCTGGAGCCGGACGCGGCCAAGCTGCGCGGGCTGCTCACCGGCCTGCCGGTGGCCGGCGGGACCGGCAGCCTGCAGGACCGCTACGACGACAACGCGGGCCGCGGCTGGGTCCGGGCCAAGACCGGCACCCTGGACGGCGTCAACAGCCTCGCGGGCACGGTCGTGACGAAGGACGGCCGGTTGCTGGTGTTCGCGCTGATGTCGAACGGCCCGAGCTCGGCGGAGGAGGGCCGCAAGGCGCTGGACGCGGTCACCGAAGCCCTGCGCGGCTGCGGCTGCCGCTGA